ATCATAATGACGAATAATTGAATTCAATGTTGCATTACTTTTTAAGGTGGTAGATATTTGTAAACGAAGGATACATAAATACTTTTTGATTAGTTTAGTATTTTTTAAAACTTATATTATTATTGAGTTTGTTTGGAAACGAATACATATCAATTTCAGATTATATATTGCATGTAACATTGTTTGGGTTTTTGGCGATAGATGTAAGTTAGTTCTTAGATTACTTACTTTTTTTATCTGAATTAAATAAACTAAAGATAAAAACATCAAAAAATTAAATTATAATTTTGAGAGATGAATGATATGTCAATAAAAATCATTAAGTTGAATTTATTTTTAATATATAATCGAATTTATAAACTTAGTTGGGATGATATACCCACAAATTTATAAAACTTAGTTGGGATGATATAACTTAGAAACCTTTGCAATTTTAGATCCATTCATTGATGATGATGTTTTCTTCTGTTTTCTTACAAGCTTTGAGTCACAAGAACCTGCCAGATATTCTTGATATGAATAGGTTACTCAATATCCCTTTTTTCTTGAGCAATGAGTCGGATATCAAGCATCAAGAGCTGTATATAAACATATTAAGGATCTTTTTTTTAAAAAAATATGTTAAAATAATTTACATATAAATATAATTCACAGAAAATTATAAGAATACAAACATTTTAAAGTTAATATTTTGTATGAAATTAATAAAATATCCTATATATCATTTGAGAAGCATTTTTAATGAGTAACCTTAAAAGTGTAAGTTATTCACATAATTATCATTATGATTAGGTTTCATTACCACAAGCATTCTCACATCTCATACTTTAAAAAACTGTTCTCTAACTCGATTGATTACACAATATGCCATTAGACATAATTTGTATATTATTATCACATATTATCATATTATCATCGAATTTTATATATATAATAGTTACCCTAAGCTGAAGTCCCAACATTAATCTAAACAAAAAAAAAAGAAATACGACCCAAACCGTTACAAAAAACATCTGAACATGACTTAGGATCTATGCACTTTGGGTTCGGGAACAACCAAATCCAAACCAAAAAAATGAACTAGGATCCAAAAATATCTGAAATTAGTTAAATATGCTAATTTTTGTATATTTTAAGGTAACTTAGATATTTTGAATGTTTTATAATTTTTATTTGTTATTTTAAATATTTTAGTTACTTTAGGTAATTAAATTAGTTTTAAATTAGATTTTTGACTATATATTTTGAATATTTTAATTCAATTTTTTAGTTTTTTTAAATTTTTGTGCGATTTAAACATTTGTTATAACCTTATCCGAATTGAACCCAGAAGGAATCAAACCGAACCGAACCCGACCCGACTCAAAAATTAGTAAAATCCAATTGAAACTTATGAACATAGTACCAAAAATCTGAAAATCCAAATCAACCTGCGGGATACCAAATGCCCGAGCCTAATCATATACACGAATAATTGAAATTATATATTTTGTTGAAAGTAGATATTACTATGTGTTTTGAATATTTGAAGGCTTGTTGAGATTCCAACAAAGATTCAAATTCATGGCATATGCAAGGAGTAATGCCAACTCCAATGAGACACTAAAACACTAAATTTGGTAACAATTTTGAAATTGCGAAGGTGTTTGTGAAAGCGGATTTATCTAAGGAGTTACCGACGAGGATAAAGTACAATATTCAAGGGAAAGAAACAATAGTTGACTTCACTTATCCATGGCTTCCTCCGAAGTGTACTATATGTGGTAGATGGGTTCACTATGCAACGTTTTGTAAAGAGGATCAGAAGGAAATAAGAGAGAATGGAAGTATATCAGAAGAAGTTAAGGAGGCAAATGGGCAGGAAAGTGAAGTGACTAGAAGTGTAACGGAGCATGAGGTTGTTAATGAGAAATCACAGGAGGAGGCAGTAGCAGGAGAACAAGAGAGAGTAGTGGAGAATGGTAAGGAGAATGAAGGGGGGGGGGATAAATGAATGGCAAAGAGTTTCACAAGAGAAAGCTAGTAGAACTCCAAAATCAAAAGATCTGAAATTTGATCAAGTGATGATTGCTACTCCTTCGAGGTATGCAGCATTGAGTAATTCCGGGGAAAATGGGGAAGATATAGAACAGGAGAGATTGTAGGATTGGAAGAAGAGGATAGAGAAGTTGTAGAAGAAGGTACAATAAATAAAATGATAGAGGATGCGATTAAGAAAGTTGAAGAAAGTAAAGGAGGTAACACAAGGCAAATGCTTCCTAGAATGTCGAAGATCAACCACAGAGTTCTATCATCAGAGACTTCAATTCAAGCTGGAGATAAAAAATCTTGGGGCTTTGAAAAGAGGTTTCCGTAAAAATAATCAACAATGGTGGGGTTCTTTTGGAATGTGAGAGGTTTCAATAAAGCAACTAAGCATGCTGTGGTGAGGAAATGGGCTAGTGATCAAGAATTTAATTTTGGATGTCTTATAGAAACAAGGGTAAAGGAGAAGAAAGCAGGAAAGATTGTAGAAGAGGTGTTTGCTGGGTGGAATTTTATGGCGAATTACGAATATAATCGGTTAGGACGTTTATGGGTTGTTTGGAGATCTACTGTGTGGTTAACTCCTGTGTATAAGAGTGCTCAAATCATCACTTGCTCAGTGCTTCTTACAGGAAGTAAGGAAGAATTTTTTTGCTCGTTCATTTACGCATATAATACCATGGAAGAGAGGAAGAGTTTATGGGAAGAGATGAGAAATCATCATGATGCTCCGATGTTTAGAAACAAGAAGTGGATGTTAATGGGGGATTATAATGAGATTATGGATGGGGAAGAACACTCAGGGTTTGAAGACTCTCCAAAATTACCACCGGGTATGAGGGATATTCAGGATATAATTCGCTACTGCAAGTTAACAGATATGGGGTATCAGGGGCCGCGTTTCACGTGGTGCAATAAGAGAGAAGAAGGTTTGATCTGTAAGAAGCTAGACAGAGTATTTGTTAATGAAGAATGGTTGTATAATGATTCTCATTTGGAGACTGAGAAAGAGAAGAAGAGAAGACCATTTAAGTTTACAAATGCAATTTGTAAAATGCCGGAGTTCAAAATGTTAATGGAGGATCAGTGGAAGGATTATGAAGCTTTATTCCACTCAACTTCTGCAATGTTTCGCCTCACAAAACGTTTGAAAGCACTGAAACAACCCCTAAGAGCTCTGAGTAAGGAGAAACTTGGAGATTTATCAAAAAGAACCAGGGAGGCGTATCAAACTCTTTGCACTAAGCAGAAGGAAACATTAGAAAGCCCAACAAGCGAAGCAATTTGAGAGGAGGCTTCTGTGCATATGAAATGGGAGAGATTAGCTGAGATAGAAGAAGAGTGTCTCAAGCAAAAATCAAAGGTCCATTGGTTAGATATGGGGGACGGGAACAACAAATTCTTTCACAGCTCAGCAAAAATAAGGGAGATTCGTAATGCTATACATGAAATCCAGAGAGAAGATGGGACTCTGGCAATTGCAGGGGAGGAGATCAAAAAAGAAGCATAGAGTTTTTTCTCAGATTTTATGCAGAAGCTTCCTCAGGGGTTTGAAGGAGCTACTGTGGAAAGACTTAAAGAACTCTTGGGGTTCCAATGCAGTAAAATGGATTGTGCCAAACTTGAAAGGGAAGTTACAAAAGAAGAAATCAAAGAGGTGATGTTCAAAATGCCTACAAGTAAATCGCTGGGGCCGGATGGATACACTTCAGAGTTTTTTAAAGAGGCTTGGCCGGTGATTGGTGAAGATATAATCATTGCTATTCAATCTTTCTTTACAAAGGGGTTCTTGCCAAAGGGATTAAACTCCACCATTCTGGCTCTCATACCAAAGAAGGAAGAAGCAAAAATGATGAAAGACTATAGACCCATCTCATGTTGCAATGTATTATATAAGGTAATCTCTAAGATCATCACCAATAGATTGAAAGGTATTATGTCGAAGTGTATTCCCCTAAATCAGTCAGCTTTCGTCAAAGAGAGACTACTGATTGAGAATGTTCTTCTAGAATCTGAGTTGGTGAAGGATTATCACAAAGAAGATATTTGTCCAAGATGTGCTATGCAGATTGATATATCAAAGGCTTTTGATTCAGTTCAATGGCCTTTTCTGTTAAACACTCTGCAAGCTTTGGGGTTCCCTGAGAAACTTATCAAGTGGATCTCTCTGTGTATCACATCGTCTTTGTTCTCTGTTCAGGTTAACGGCGAATTGGCGGGTTATTTTCAGAGTAAAAGAGGTCTCAGACAGGGCTGTTCGTTATCCCCATGCCTATTTGTTATATGTATGAGTGTGCTATCAAAGATGATAGATGAAGCTGCTGGTAAAGGAGAGATTGGGTATCATCCTATGGGCAAAAATATTGATATCACCCACCTTTGTTTCGCAGACGACTTAATGGTTTTTGCTGATGGGACAAAAAAAATCAATAGAAGGTGTCTTGAAGGTGTTTGAAGAGTTTGACAGAATGAGCGGTTTGAAGATCAGTATGGAAAAGTCGATTCTTTTTATGGCGGGTAACACAATTCAGAAGAGGGATGACATTCAAAACCACTTTCAGTTTGCGACATAAGCACTTCCGGTACGTTATTTGGGCCTTCCTTTACTCACTAAACGCATGACCATCTTAGACTACTTGCCACTGATAGAGAAAATTAGGAAACGAATAAGCTCTTGGACAGGGAGATTTCTTTCATATGCGGGTAGATTACATCTCATAAAATCTGTAATTATGAGTCTTACAAATTTCTGGATGGCTGCATTTAGACTCCCGAGTGGTTGTATTAAAGAGGTGGAAAGAATCTGTTCTGCATTCCTTTGGTCTGGTCCATTTCTAAATGGCAGGAAGAATAAGATTGCTTGGAAAGATATTTGTAAAACAAAGCAGGAGGGTGGTTTGGGGATAAGGCCTCTGAAGGAAGTTAATTTTGTGTGCTGTATTAAACTGATTTGGAGGATTCTGTCATCTCAATCTCTGTGGGTCAACTGGATTAAGAACTATCTTATCAGAAAAGGATCTATATGGATGGTACAAGATAGTACGCAAACTAGTTCTTGGATGTGGAGAAAGATACTAAAGTGTAGAGAAATAGCAAAATCTTTTTACGGAGTGGAGGTTAAGGATGGTATGAAGGCTTCGTTTTGGTATGAGAGGTGGTCTCCTTTGGGTGTCTACATTATATGCTCAGTGGCAGAGGTCAATATGATTTGGGTATTCCTGCTAATGCAAATGTCGCGGCTTGCTGGAATCACAGAAAGAGACAACACAGAATTCAGATTCTAAATAGAGTGGAGATGGAAATTGAGAAGTATAAGGCTGATTGGAAGCAGGAAGATGATATATCAATGTGGAAAAATGAGAAGGGAAAGTATAAAAAGGTATTCTCTACTAAAGAAACATGGCTCGCAATAAAGGAGAAGCATCCTTTGTGCGATTGGCATCATGCTGTGTGGTTTAAATATGCAACTCCAAGGTATTATTTTATACTTTGGACTGAAATTCATGAGAAGCTGTCTACTGGAGAAAGGGTCAGAAGTTAGAACCAAAATGCTGATGTATCTTGTGGGTTTTGTCAAGAACCTTTGGAGACAAGGAAGCATTTGATTTTTGAGTGTCCATACTCTTTACAGATTTGGGAAACGCTTGCAAGAGGTGTGATGGGTGATCTGGAATGAGAGGGCATTCTCAAGCTCACATCACAAGCTTCAAGCTGGAGCAAGCTTACTCTCTTTATAACAAGACATGTATTTCAATCAGTAGTTCACGCCATATGGAGAGAAAGAAACAGAAGAAGGCACAGAGAAGATCCGGCACCAAGCATGCTTCTAATTAAGAGAATCAACAAGGAGATGAGGAATAGATTCACTATAATTAGGCAGAAAGGAGATATGGAGTATGAAGGAGGAATGACCTTATGGTTTAGGACAAGATAGAGGTTTTGGAGTTTATCATATAATTATAAAATTGTAGTAGTTAAAGTTTGGAGAAGATAGAGAAAACTCTAAAATAGGTAACACATGATGTAACAAGGTATTTTTTTTTTTAATTCAATTTAACATTCAATTCAAAAAAAAAAAAATTTGGTATAATTTTATCTCTAATGAGAGATCAAAAGTTACACAATCCACTAAATTTGGTGTACGTTGAATCGTATTGAACCAAATTCATTATACTAAATATTAAAATAGTGTATTTTTATTTAATTACGGATAGATTATCATTTTAATTTTTAGTTAAAATAAATATATCATACTATTTTATATTTTTTATTTCACATTACTTCTCAACCTCCATGCGGCAAACCTTTCCTTGTTTTGTCATTGCCGCAAGACCTTGTCGAGAGTTTTCCCATCATAATCGTCGTCATTCGTTTGAAAAAGAAGGTGTCTGTGGATTTGGTGCACAATGATCTTAATGATACTATGGTAACGATCGGGGCATCTCATGGGTGGGTAGCTAGTCTGAAGGACGATGGAATCCTGCGTCTCCATGACGATCAAAACCCGTATGCATTGTATAAAGATCCCATTTGCATCCCACTGCCTCCTCTTGTGACTCTGCCACATTGTCAAACCAAAATCATCACCAACGTGTCCATGTCATCATCTTCTCTGGAGGATGATGAGGACTGTGTCGTGGCTGTCAAGTTCTTGGGTCCTCAGCTCAGCTTTTGCAAACCAGCTGGTAAGAGTAAACTAGAGTGGACCAACGTCAAGTTAAACTACCCCTGCTTCTACTCCTCCCGTGTCATGTTTTCCAAGAAATACAACTTGTTTCTTATTCCCGGATCCGGAGGCCACCTCATGGGTGCATGGGACCCCTGTAATCCCAGCGATCGCCTTATGTTTGAGAGCCTGCGATTTGAAAACCCTCCCAAGCTACCCACTCCCGTACACGAGCTTATGGATTCATGCTGCATGCAGTGCCGTGCCAACAATTTGAACTGCCATAAGCGAATTAAAATAAAATGCCTACACTAGTACAGTTAGTTATAAATGTTTCGTAGTTAAGTCATATAGTAGAACCAAATAAAAGCTAAATTACTAAACAAACTAGTTTTTGTTTTCAAAAAAAAAAATTGAATAAACTATTAAATTTAAAACTTTTAACCAGCTCTATTAAAATAAATAGAACAAATAGAACATTAATATAATATGTGATACCCATTAACAAGTATAAAATAGCCAAATCAAACAATTTTTTTTATATAACACAACCGTTCTTTATTTATTTTAGTGTATTTTGATAATTAAATGATTATATACTATTATGGTTGCTTAAGTATGAAACCATAAGTATATAATGTATTCTTGTCTTCTTTATTCGAACTACCATAAAACTTTTAACCTTTAAGTATTTCATTTATATTTTTGTTACTTGAACTTAGATAGATGAAACTAGCTAGAAAAATATGCCCTTAAATGTTTCTAGAAAATTTGATGCCATAAGCCAATGTTTCAAAATCTAACACTGAGGCACGGCTCTGGCTGCATGAGCCAACACTTGGTGGAGTCAACATCCACCGGTGAAACTTTCTTGGTTAAGCAGTATAGGAAGACAGCCAAGATCGTCGAAGGTGTTGCTCAAATGAAAACAGAATATTTAATGGTGTACAACCTAGATGATGAAGGAAACGCGGTTTACACACAAGACATGGGAGATCTGACCATGTTCCTCTCAAGGTCTGAACCTTTCTGTATCCCTTCTACTTCCTTTCCTGGTTTTCGGCCCAACTGGGTTTACATCTTGGATATGTCAATCTGGAGCTCGATGGTTGCCCCTTCTTTGCTTCAGTTAAAAAAACCCCCGCTCCTTACTATATTCCACCTCGAAATTATCCTCCACGGTTAAAAAGCAGATTGCACTGGTGTAAAATATTATTCTTGTTTTGAGTTTTGGAAGAGAAGAGAGTATTCCGTTTGAGATTGGTATTGCTGCATTTGTTCCATTATCTTTTTATACGTTATTGGACTCTTTTGACTATGAATTTAATTAATTTAACAATCATATTGATCAACATTTTAATTATACCCACTAAAATGATGATCTCTGATCATGAAATTTGTATGCAAACAAGCCTTTGTTGAGATTAAGATCCTAATTACGCATGGGCTTTTTTTTTTTCTCTAAGCTGAAGTTCCAACATTAATCTAAACCAAAAAAAAACACTATGACCGAACCGTTATAAAAAATATCCAAACAGGACTAACCAAAACAAAATCTGATAGGATAAAAAAAATATCTGAAATTAGTTAAATTAGATTTTTGAATAGTTTGTATATTTCAAATATTTTTGTTCAATTATTTTTCAGAGTTTTTTTTTAGATTTATGTGTGATTTTAGACATTAATTATAACCTGATCCGAATTGAGTCCATAAAGACTCGAACGAAACCGTCCCAAAAATTAGTAAAATCTGAATAGTAATTATTATGAACATAGTACCAAAAACCTAACAATCTAATGAAGTAAAAGCTGTTTACACTCAAGAGTCCAAGACAATGGAGACGTCACCATGTTCCTCTCAAAATCTGAACCTTTCTGTGTCGCTACTTGTTCCTTTACTGGTTTGCTTCGCAACTACGTTCACATCTTAGATGTTGATGAAATCGGAGGTGTTGATGTAGCTGACATCCCCTTCTCCATCGCCAGTATAGCGGTAAAATGGGTGGGCTGACCATTGGTTGCCCATGTGCAAATACAAATGAATCTATTTTGGTGACACCCACTTGTCCATGCGGATTATAAATGGACAAGAATCACAAGACCAATGGGCATTAGTGGATTTGGAATATGTTGACGTGGTCGGTCCAATGGTCACAAAAAGCTAGGGTTTCTAAAATTTGAGTTTTCCGGCTAAAATTACAAAATTGAGTTTTCCGGCTAAAACTACAAAATTGAGTTTTCCTGCTAAAATCTTAATAACGAGTTTTCCTGCCAAAATCGGAAAATCAAGTTTTTTCGCTAAAACAGTAAAATCGAGTTTTTCCGTCAAAATCAGAAAACCGAGTTTTCCCGCCAAAGTCATAAAACCGAGTTTTGGTAATAAATTTTGCAATTGCGTGGATCTTTACAATAAGCATTTGTATAAAGTATATTGTGTGAAACTATGGACTTTTGTGAAAACTCATTTCAGTATTATATTTTTAAAGTTTTTGCAAGATATAATAGAGAAGAGAGAAGAGAAGGTTTACCTGTAAGAACTGTCGCAGTATATTGGTGGGCAAGGCAATAAAAATCAATAGTAAATTAATTAATATATTTGCTTTCAGCTAAGAACATCCAATAATAAACTATCAAATATATTCATTAATATCATGAAGCAAAGAGTAATAAATAGTAAATATCCCACCAAAACCTTGCCGTGGGGGGCAACTGGGCAAGGCTATTTCTGTGTATTAATGGAGAGAAGATGGAACATGATCAATCTCTCTCAGCTTTTTGCTTAAAAGATTCTCATGTCTCGGTTTTTCAGTCGGCTCCGCGTTGGGGTGAGAAGATCCTCCTCTGTTTCTCTTCTTATCTCCAAACTTCCAGCTTGCGGCAAACCTCTCCATGTTTCGTCATCGGCGCTAGACCTTGTCTACCATTAGAGTCTTTCTATCATAATCGCCTAGGAACACTCAGCATTGGCATTGTCAATCCAGAAAAAGGCTGCGTCATTCGTTTACCAAAGAAGGTGTCTGTGGATTTGGTGCACAATGATCTTAATGATACTATGGTAACGATTGGTGCATCTCATGGTTGGGTAGCTAGTTTGAAGAACGATGGAATCCTGCGTCTCCATGACGATCTAAACCCCTATGCACTGTATGAAGATCCCATTTGCATCCCGCTACCTCCTCTTGTGACTCTACCTCACTGCCAAACCAAAATCATCACCAACGTGTCAATGTCATCATCTTCTCCAGAGAATAATGAGGACTGTGTCGTGGCTGTCAAGTTCTTGGGACCTCAATTCAGCTTTTGCAAACCAGCCGGTAAGAGTAGTACACCAGAGTGGACCAACATCAAGATCGAAAACCCTTGCTTCTACTCCTCCCGTGTCATGTTTTCCAAAAAGGACAACATGTTTCGTATTCCCGGATCTGGAGGCCACCTCATCGGCTCATTGGATCTCTGCGAACCTAACGATAAACTCAAGTTGCAGTGCGTTGGATTTGAAAACCTTCCTCCTAAGCTACCCACTCCCGTACGCGAGCTTATGGATTCATGCTGCATGAGCCAACACTTGGTGGAATCAACACCCACCGGTGAGACTTTCTTGGTTAAGCAGTACAGGAAGACAGCCGAAGGTGTTGCTAGAATGAAAACAGAATATTTAATGGTGTTCAAGCTAGATGATGAAGGAAACGCTCTTTACACTGAAGACATGGGAGATCTGACCATGTTCCTCTCAAAGTCTGAACCTTTCTGTATCCCTTCTACTTCCTTTCCTGGTTTTAAGCCTAACAGGGTTCACATCTTGGATTTCGAAGAAACCGCATGTGTCTTCTGGTGGATGGTTTCCCCTTCTTTGTTTCAACTGATAAAAACTAGAGGTGGCAATTCATGAACTTGCCCGCGGGCCCATTAGGACTTGTTGCGGGGCGGGATTGGTCACTAAGATTCAGGCCCAATTTTTTAGCGGGCCTCGCGGGTTGAACTTGTGCGGATTTGGGCCAGAAGCGGGATGGGCTCGGTGTGTACCGCGGGACGCGCGGGATCTGCACAGACGTCGTCACTTTGAGTCTTCAAGCTCTCACCGAAAAAATAACCTGAGAGAAATGACGATTAGAAAGCCAATCTCTTATGGCTTCTCCTCTTCTTTGATCCATCACAAAAACTTCGATCCACGAAAACAACTTCTCCATGCATGTTCTTCATCTTCTCGTTTGATCAATGTAGAGTCTCTTCTCTGTTTCATCTTCTTTCTTTCCTTTTGAGCCACTATTCAAGAACTATGGGCCTTTTGAAGTTGCTGATGAACATCAATGAATTCAGGTAAGGATAAAGTTTTCGATTACATGTTCTTTTGCTCATTACTGTGATTTAATTTGTAAGGAAAGATAAAAATTTTGGGTCTAACTCTTTATTGTCAATTACATGATCTTTAGTGAAAGAAGAACAAGATATTGGGTCTCTTTTGTCTCTTATCAAGCGACTACACATTGACCAATCATGTAAGTTGTTCTGTCTCATTGTTGTCTCTTATCAAACAGCTTCTTATCGACAATATATGGATTATTTTAGTTGTTCTTGTTTGTTGTCATCAAATCAATGTTTGTCTGTAGTTGTTCTTGTTTGTTCTCATCAAGACAAACGTTTAAAATGTTCTTGATTCTTATCGAGAATATATGGAGCTTGTTTTGCGATGTTTGCGTGAACAAGAATATTGTTGTTTGTTCTCATCATGTCAAATTTGGATTTTCCATTGTTACTTCAAAACACTCAGCGCTCTTCGAAGAATCATATGTTGCTTGCTTTGTTAGTCAATGAACGCAACTCTCACAAATCTAGTTATCTAAAAACAATGACAGCTTATTATGGTCTGTGTCAATCGTCTATATA
This genomic interval from Brassica oleracea var. oleracea cultivar TO1000 chromosome C2, BOL, whole genome shotgun sequence contains the following:
- the LOC106323430 gene encoding uncharacterized protein LOC106323430 yields the protein MQKLPQGFEGATVERLKELLGFQCSKMDCAKLEREVTKEEIKEVMFKMPTSKSLGPDGYTSEFFKEAWPVIGEDIIIAIQSFFTKGFLPKGLNSTILALIPKKEEAKMMKDYRPISCCNVLYKVISKIITNRLKGIMSKCIPLNQSAFVKERLLIENVLLESELVKDYHKEDICPRCAMQIDISKAFDSVQWPFLLNTLQALGFPEKLIKWISLCITSSLFSVQVNGELAGYFQSKRGLRQGCSLSPCLFVICMSVLSKMIDEAAEGVLKVFEEFDRMSGLKISMEKSILFMADLVESFPIIIVVIRLKKKVSVDLVHNDLNDTMVTIGASHGWVASLKDDGILRLHDDQNPYALYKDPICIPLPPLVTLPHCQTKIITNVSMSSSSLEDDEDCVVAVKFLGPQLSFCKPAGKSKLEWTNVKLNYPCFYSSRVMFSKKYNLFLIPGSGGHLMGAWDPCNPSDRLMFESLRFENPPKLPTPVHELMDSCCMHQHLVESTSTGETFLVKQYRKTAKIVEGVAQMKTEYLMVYNLDDEGNAVYTQDMGDLTMFLSRSEPFCIPSTSFPGFRPNWVYILDMSIWSSMVAPSLLQLKKPPLLTIFHLEIILHG
- the LOC106323431 gene encoding uncharacterized protein LOC106323431 — protein: MFLSKSEPFCVATCSFTGLLRNYVHILDVDEIGGVDVADIPFSIASIASAPRWGEKILLCFSSYLQTSSLRQTSPCFVIGARPCLPLESFYHNRLGTLSIGIVNPEKGCVIRLPKKVSVDLVHNDLNDTMVTIGASHGWVASLKNDGILRLHDDLNPYALYEDPICIPLPPLVTLPHCQTKIITNVSMSSSSPENNEDCVVAVKFLGPQFSFCKPAGKSSTPEWTNIKIENPCFYSSRVMFSKKDNMFRIPGSGGHLIGSLDLCEPNDKLKLQCVGFENLPPKLPTPVRELMDSCCMSQHLVESTPTGETFLVKQYRKTAEGVARMKTEYLMVFKLDDEGNALYTEDMGDLTMFLSKSEPFCIPSTSFPGFKPNRVHILDFEETACVFWWMVSPSLFQLIKTRGGNS